Proteins co-encoded in one Halococcoides cellulosivorans genomic window:
- the argF gene encoding ornithine carbamoyltransferase has translation MTRHVLDIDDLTRAELHAVLDRAAELKSGGRLQEDERPLENRTLAMLFEKPSTRTRTSFETGMTRLGGHAIFLGPDDIHLGHGEPIKDTSRALSGYVDAIMARLFDHEDAEDLAAYADVPVINGLTDDAHPCQTLADLLTIRERFGGFEDVSVAWVGDGNNVASSFAIGAAMVDLDLTVATPADYALDESVLDRCEAVGSAPATTTDPDAAIADADVIYTDVWVSMGEEDERDQKLAAFEGFQITADWIGDRELMHCLPAHRGEEVTDGAVEHSNSVVWQQAENRMHAQNGLLTWLLA, from the coding sequence ATGACCAGGCACGTCCTCGACATCGACGACCTGACGCGCGCGGAACTGCACGCCGTCCTCGACCGGGCGGCCGAACTCAAATCGGGCGGTCGCCTCCAGGAAGACGAACGGCCGCTGGAAAATCGGACGCTCGCGATGCTGTTCGAGAAGCCCTCGACGCGCACGCGCACGTCCTTCGAGACGGGGATGACCCGCCTCGGTGGCCACGCCATCTTCCTCGGGCCCGACGACATCCATCTGGGCCACGGCGAGCCGATCAAAGACACCTCGCGCGCGCTCTCGGGGTACGTCGACGCGATCATGGCCCGCCTGTTCGATCACGAGGACGCCGAAGACCTCGCCGCGTACGCGGACGTGCCCGTGATCAACGGGCTCACCGACGACGCCCACCCGTGTCAGACGCTGGCGGACCTGTTGACGATCCGCGAGCGGTTCGGCGGGTTCGAGGACGTGAGCGTCGCGTGGGTCGGGGACGGCAACAACGTCGCGAGTTCCTTTGCGATCGGCGCGGCGATGGTCGACCTCGATCTGACCGTCGCGACGCCCGCCGACTATGCGCTGGACGAGTCGGTTCTCGATCGCTGCGAGGCGGTCGGGTCCGCCCCGGCAACGACGACCGACCCCGACGCGGCGATCGCGGACGCGGACGTGATCTACACCGACGTCTGGGTGAGCATGGGCGAGGAAGACGAGCGCGACCAGAAGCTCGCTGCCTTCGAGGGCTTTCAGATCACCGCCGACTGGATCGGCGATCGCGAGTTGATGCACTGCCTGCCCGCCCATCGCGGCGAGGAGGTCACCGACGGCGCGGTCGAACACTCGAACAGCGTGGTGTGGCAGCAAGCGGAGAATCGGATGCACGCGCAGAACGGCTTACTGACGTGGCTGCTGGCGTAA